The genomic window TAGATCCAGTTCTGTCAAATCTTAAACCTTCTAAATAATACAGCAGATCACCAATACTTGGGAAAGGTCCGTTAAATATTGTTGGAACTCCAAATAATACCGCTTTACTGTCCAGAATATCTTTTACTATTTCACTTCGTTCATCTTCATGTAAAAAATAAATGTATACTTCAGTATCTTCACTAATTATTCCTTCTGCAAGTTCATGTGCCATTTTCTGTGTCGATCCATGCATCGTATCATAAACAATGGTTATTTTATCTTTACATTCTCCTGTAGCCCATTTGCTGTAAGCACTGATTATTTTTATTGGATCTGTCCATACCTGCCCATGAGAAGGGGCAATTATCTTAATTTTATCCAGCAGCCCCATATCTTCAACTTCTTTGAATTTTTTAAGTATTAAGGGAGATAATGGGGTTAATAAATTTGCATAGAACTTTTGTGCAGCATCCATTAGGACATATTCAGGAATTTCCTTGTCATATCGTTCTTTAAAGCATAAATGTTGTCCAAATGCATCATTTGAAAACAATATTCCCTCTTCTACAAGAAATGTAAACATACTATCTGGCCAATGAAGGAGAGGTGCTTCAAGAAAAGCAAATGTTTTACCACCAATATCCAGCTCATCACCAGATTTAACAACATTAAAACTGGCATTATCCAGATTATAATGTTTTTTAAGCCCCTCTACTGATTTTTGAGTACAGTAGATAGGAGCATCAGGGAATTTTTTATATAGTTCCTCCATTGCTCCGCTGTGATCTTTTTCAACATGATTTTGAATGATTAAATCTATTTTTAAATCTTGGCCTTCTTTAGAGAAAGCATCTTCAATCCTTGCCCACATTTGAGAGGCTGTTCCAGGATATGTATTATCAATTAAAATAGTTTTATCCTTTCCAAAAACTAAATATGCATTATAAGTGGTTCCTTTTAAAGTATATCCATGATAGCTTCTTAAATCCCAATCCAAAACTCCAACCCAGTAAACACCATCTGCAATTTTAAAGGCATCTGCTTTCATTACTTTCTCCACCCTAACTTTAACTATTATTTTGTATTTTAATGTTATTAAAATATGATTATAGATATTAATATATCTTAAAAGTATATAATATAAAATTTAAATCCGATCTTTATATTTCAGTTTATTAAAAATAATTTTAAATTGAGTTCCATTCGTTCTATCTAATTCAATATAACCTTCAAGTTGCTTGCTTAAGCTGTTAACTAATTGCAAGCCCAAACTATCCGTATTTTTAAAGTCAATATCCTCCGGTAATCCAATTCCATCATCGCCCACTATTAGAACATATTCATCTTCATAATCTGAATGAAGTTCTATATTTATAGTGCCGGATCTTCCACCTGGAAATGCATATTTTATAGAATTAGTCACTAATTCGTTAATAATAAGGCCACAAGGAATGGCAGTATTTATATCAAGAGATATATCTTCTACATTTATGTTCATTTTGATTTTTTCAGGGCCTAAGTTATGACTGTAGCTTAAATATGCCAGTAAATTGTGAATATAATTATTAAAATTAATATTAGTGAAATCTGATGATTTATACAGTTGTTCATGAATAAATGCCATTGATTTAACGCGGCTCTGGCTGTCTTTAAATATTTCAAGGTCTTTTTCATCGTTAATGTAGCTTGCTTGAAGATTAAGTAGGCTTGAAATAATTTGCAGGTTATTTTTAACTCGATGATGGACCTCCTGAAGAAGCAGTTCTTTTTCTTTGAGTGAAGATTTTATTTTATCTTCAGCCTCTTTAATATCTGTTATATCGCTCCCTACACATACAACTCCTAAAATTTCATTTGTATCACTTTTAATCAGAGATATAGACAAAAATACCGGTACATAATCACCGCTTTTTACTTTAAATGTTGATTTTAGATTAGTGATATACGTTCTCCTGCTTAAATTATTAGAAAGTCTTTCCAGTAGTGAAAGCATTTCGTTTGCTGGAAAAATGAGTTCTATGGACTTACCTATTAATTCATCACTTTTATATCCAAGAAGATCACATGTTGCCTGGTTAACATTTAAGATATTACTTTTGCTATCAAGTAAAATAAAAAAATTGGACATGGTTGAAACAATTTCATCTGCTGCAATTGCAGTGGTTAATGCTGGGAACCTGTATTTCCAGATTCCATAACTTATTAAGCCTAATCCAACAGTAGACATTGTCATAGACATTTCAGGAACTCTTATAGACATATTAGGAAGAACTACATCACTCACCAAACTTATTATTAGTGGTAAGTAAAGACCCACAATCATATACTTTGCCTGAAGTCTCTTTAAATTTTTTGACTTTAAATAGTAATTCAGACATAAAAATGCGGCTAAAAATATTGCAATTATTGTCCATAAAGACATTATATTAAATAAAGTTGAATTATCAGGTATAACATAAGTCCAACCCCAATATTGTTTTAAAGCTCCGCTTATAAGTAAATTAGTGGTTAATCCTAATGCAGTAATAATTATGGCCGGTAAATATATCAATAGATAATTAAGTTTATTTTTTAAGAAATAAGATTTTTTTGTAAATATTATGGCTATATGTAATAAAATAGAAGGAACTATTGGCCATAATGTACTTGCTTTTAACCAAAAATAAGCCGTTTCATAGTTATATGCTTGCCTGTACTCAAATTCAGTAAATGCCAGGAAGCCAACAAGTAGACATAATATTGCGACCATTATATTTAACTGGCTCTTGGGATTTTTATGATAAATAAAGTTTCCCAGAAAAAAACATACCATGAATGCAATAAATGATATTAGTGCATAAATATTCATTCTGTTTTACTCCAGTCAATTTATTTATAAACTATTTATATATATGATTTAAGCAATATATATTTTTTTAAATTCAATTTATATTATATTAAATGATAAGAAAGTAACAATTAATTAAGTGATATTACCGATTTTAGTGAAAATTATGGGTTTATATTATAAACTAATTTCAAAATTTAAATATTTATCATCATTAAATTATTATGTACCTACTAAATTATAGCTAAATAAGTCATTTCTTATAAATTTAAGTATATATCTATTAGGCTGTTAATAAATAATAAATTATGTTGGTTGTGTTAATATTAACATATATATTAATCAAAAAAAAATGATTATGGTGTATTGAATACTATAAGAAATGAAATCACTTATGGTGGCTATTTTGCGGCATTATGTAGTCCTGCTTTTGTGTTATTTACAGCAAGTTTAATGAATATTAAAGTAGATTTGCCAATTTTAGTAATATCTTATATTCTTCCCTTAATTGTCTATAGTTA from Methanobacterium sp. includes these protein-coding regions:
- a CDS encoding histidine kinase dimerization/phosphoacceptor domain -containing protein, with product MNIYALISFIAFMVCFFLGNFIYHKNPKSQLNIMVAILCLLVGFLAFTEFEYRQAYNYETAYFWLKASTLWPIVPSILLHIAIIFTKKSYFLKNKLNYLLIYLPAIIITALGLTTNLLISGALKQYWGWTYVIPDNSTLFNIMSLWTIIAIFLAAFLCLNYYLKSKNLKRLQAKYMIVGLYLPLIISLVSDVVLPNMSIRVPEMSMTMSTVGLGLISYGIWKYRFPALTTAIAADEIVSTMSNFFILLDSKSNILNVNQATCDLLGYKSDELIGKSIELIFPANEMLSLLERLSNNLSRRTYITNLKSTFKVKSGDYVPVFLSISLIKSDTNEILGVVCVGSDITDIKEAEDKIKSSLKEKELLLQEVHHRVKNNLQIISSLLNLQASYINDEKDLEIFKDSQSRVKSMAFIHEQLYKSSDFTNINFNNYIHNLLAYLSYSHNLGPEKIKMNINVEDISLDINTAIPCGLIINELVTNSIKYAFPGGRSGTINIELHSDYEDEYVLIVGDDGIGLPEDIDFKNTDSLGLQLVNSLSKQLEGYIELDRTNGTQFKIIFNKLKYKDRI
- a CDS encoding FprA family A-type flavoprotein → MKADAFKIADGVYWVGVLDWDLRSYHGYTLKGTTYNAYLVFGKDKTILIDNTYPGTASQMWARIEDAFSKEGQDLKIDLIIQNHVEKDHSGAMEELYKKFPDAPIYCTQKSVEGLKKHYNLDNASFNVVKSGDELDIGGKTFAFLEAPLLHWPDSMFTFLVEEGILFSNDAFGQHLCFKERYDKEIPEYVLMDAAQKFYANLLTPLSPLILKKFKEVEDMGLLDKIKIIAPSHGQVWTDPIKIISAYSKWATGECKDKITIVYDTMHGSTQKMAHELAEGIISEDTEVYIYFLHEDERSEIVKDILDSKAVLFGVPTIFNGPFPSIGDLLYYLEGLRFDRTGSKKLAVAFGSIGWAGGGVKKITASLENCGFEVFDQYQIIYVPSNEELQNCYEIGKKIASKIKNVK